A single region of the Biomaibacter acetigenes genome encodes:
- the spoIIIAG gene encoding stage III sporulation protein AG, which produces MEEKQNIKVILNWLKNPKNKAISHLIVIFAIGFLFLSLAKTIAPPMRPQDITGTDSISIAQTPAAVEQSYEERLEKQLAEVLKKVHGVGDVSIMITLENDMMVEPAFNTINSQKTSEEKDSEGGVRTVTETQSNRQVVVLRKGGEDEPLVVKKSTPMIKGVLIVADGASSSRIIEQITRAAATVLDIPVYKIKVLAK; this is translated from the coding sequence ATGGAAGAAAAGCAAAATATCAAAGTCATCCTCAACTGGCTGAAGAATCCTAAAAATAAAGCGATTTCCCATCTGATAGTAATATTTGCCATAGGATTTTTGTTTCTTTCTCTAGCAAAAACCATTGCTCCTCCAATGCGTCCTCAAGATATCACGGGTACGGACAGTATAAGTATCGCGCAGACCCCAGCTGCCGTGGAACAATCCTATGAAGAAAGGCTTGAAAAACAACTGGCGGAGGTTTTAAAAAAGGTCCATGGTGTCGGTGATGTAAGCATAATGATTACTCTGGAAAATGATATGATGGTGGAACCGGCTTTTAATACCATCAACAGCCAAAAGACCTCAGAAGAAAAAGATAGTGAAGGAGGGGTTAGAACAGTAACTGAAACACAATCAAACAGGCAGGTGGTTGTGCTTCGAAAGGGAGGGGAAGATGAACCGCTGGTGGTTAAAAAATCTACACCGATGATAAAGGGCGTGCTTATTGTGGCTGACGGTGCTTCTTCTTCCAGGATAATTGAACAGATTACCAGGGCTGCAGCCACGGTGCTGGATATTCCGGTTTACAAAATCAAAGTGCTGGCAAAATAA